The following are from one region of the Rhodopirellula sp. P2 genome:
- a CDS encoding type 1 glutamine amidotransferase domain-containing protein, which translates to MTDPTSSSQPATSVSVDSVSPQTLTGKRVLSFVGEIYEDLELWYPKLRLIEAGAEFFVAGPKAGEKYNGKLGYPCVSDLAIEACEAHSFDGLLVPGGFMPDKLRRDPKVLQLVRDFDEAKKPIAAICHGGWIPISAGVYRGVRVTGSPGIKDDLVNAGAIFEDAPVVVDGHHVSSRRPDDLPDFCRHFLALLA; encoded by the coding sequence ATGACCGATCCAACTTCCTCTTCCCAACCCGCGACCTCGGTTTCTGTCGATTCCGTTTCTCCGCAGACGCTCACGGGCAAACGAGTTCTGTCGTTTGTGGGCGAAATCTACGAGGACTTGGAACTGTGGTACCCCAAACTCCGCCTGATCGAAGCCGGCGCGGAATTTTTTGTCGCGGGCCCGAAAGCGGGAGAAAAATACAACGGTAAACTGGGCTACCCCTGCGTCAGCGACCTGGCCATCGAGGCCTGCGAAGCCCATTCCTTCGACGGATTGCTGGTTCCCGGCGGGTTCATGCCCGACAAATTGCGCCGGGATCCCAAGGTGTTGCAGCTTGTTCGCGACTTTGACGAGGCCAAAAAACCGATCGCCGCGATCTGCCACGGCGGCTGGATCCCCATCTCAGCGGGGGTCTACCGAGGCGTTCGCGTGACCGGATCCCCGGGCATCAAGGATGATCTCGTCAATGCGGGAGCGATCTTCGAAGACGCTCCCGTCGTCGTCGACGGGCACCACGTCAGCAGCCGCCGCCCCGATGACCTGCCCGATTTCTGCCGCCACTTCCTCGCCCTGCTGGCTTGA
- a CDS encoding TrmH family RNA methyltransferase has translation MRDLDDPRLSPYRNLRHHEPDGGFIAEGSVVVRRLLQSDLGVQSVLIHEGREAKYLPLIPDGVPVYLITRELGKELAGYDFHRGVLAHGINPTIHPMERFRDIAQPSLALALVGLSDPENVGSLLRSAAALGVRDILLGPQTISPMTRRVIRVSMASVFRHRFYQFDQPAEQLRDLATAGFASIATLLDDTAIPLIDLPQAITSKRRILIVGNEANGLPPDVAEAATHRSTLPMRNNTDSLNVGVASAIFLYELTRSSGTDHVDR, from the coding sequence ATGAGGGACCTCGACGACCCCCGACTCTCGCCCTACCGAAATCTGCGGCATCATGAGCCGGACGGAGGATTCATCGCAGAAGGCAGCGTGGTCGTTCGACGATTGCTGCAGAGCGACCTGGGGGTTCAGTCCGTGCTGATCCACGAGGGGCGTGAAGCGAAGTATTTGCCGCTGATTCCCGACGGTGTGCCCGTCTACCTGATCACCCGGGAACTCGGCAAAGAACTCGCCGGCTATGACTTCCACCGCGGCGTGCTGGCGCATGGCATCAACCCCACCATCCACCCGATGGAGAGGTTTCGCGACATAGCCCAGCCTTCGTTGGCGTTGGCTCTGGTTGGCCTGAGCGATCCAGAAAACGTGGGCAGCCTGCTGCGCTCCGCCGCCGCACTGGGCGTTCGCGATATCCTGCTTGGACCGCAAACGATCTCCCCCATGACACGACGCGTCATCCGAGTCAGCATGGCATCGGTGTTTCGCCATCGTTTCTATCAATTCGACCAACCCGCCGAACAATTGCGTGACCTGGCGACCGCCGGATTCGCCTCCATCGCCACCCTGTTGGATGACACCGCCATCCCGCTGATCGATCTCCCCCAAGCGATCACGTCCAAACGACGCATCCTGATCGTTGGCAATGAGGCCAACGGATTGCCACCCGACGTCGCCGAAGCCGCCACCCACCGCAGCACCCTGCCGATGCGAAACAACACCGACAGTCTCAACGTGGGAGTCGCGTCAGCCATCTTTCTGTACGAGTTGACTCGATCCTCCGGAACCGATCATGTCGACCGCTGA
- a CDS encoding homoserine dehydrogenase produces MNATPNKQKSSERTNVAIIGMGTVGAGVARLLIDHGDRTARHAGKTIWLSKAVVRDLSKPRGIELPEGVLTDSIDDVLNDPEIDVVIQLMGGLSPAREVMLRAMEAGKDIVTANKALLAEHGAELFTRARELGRSIAFEAAVAGGIPIIANISQCLSANQIESLEGILNGTSNFIVSQMDEKGAGYDETVKRAQELGYAEADPAMDVDGTDAAQKLAILSHLAFGATVDWRDIPRQGIDGLDPADLVYARQLGYRIKLLATARLVDGELELSVAPTLVAIGTPMAEVRDAFNAIRVVGDAVGPVFYHGLGAGQMPTASAVVADVIDTAVGRTPITFETLEYFSSERPPRTVQRDVDRLRGRYYLRLRVANDPGTLAAIAGVLSSHSISIASVIQHEPKTKDEANASENTVPLVIMTHEASEGAASRATTDIEALPAISGSVVRMPVRA; encoded by the coding sequence ATGAATGCAACACCCAACAAGCAAAAATCATCGGAACGGACCAACGTTGCCATCATCGGAATGGGGACCGTCGGCGCCGGCGTGGCTCGTCTGTTGATCGATCATGGTGATCGAACCGCTCGGCATGCGGGCAAGACGATCTGGTTGTCCAAAGCCGTCGTTCGCGATCTCAGCAAACCCCGCGGCATCGAGCTGCCCGAAGGCGTCCTGACCGATTCGATCGACGATGTTCTCAACGACCCCGAAATCGACGTCGTCATCCAATTGATGGGCGGATTGTCCCCGGCTCGCGAAGTCATGCTGCGGGCCATGGAAGCCGGCAAGGACATTGTCACCGCGAACAAAGCGTTGCTGGCCGAACACGGTGCCGAATTGTTCACCCGTGCCCGAGAACTCGGACGCAGCATCGCCTTTGAAGCCGCCGTGGCCGGTGGCATCCCGATCATCGCCAACATCAGCCAGTGTTTGTCGGCCAATCAAATTGAATCGCTGGAAGGGATTCTCAACGGAACCAGCAACTTCATCGTCTCGCAAATGGACGAAAAGGGTGCCGGCTACGACGAGACCGTCAAACGGGCTCAGGAATTGGGCTACGCCGAAGCCGATCCAGCGATGGACGTCGACGGCACCGACGCGGCTCAGAAACTGGCGATCCTGTCGCACCTGGCGTTTGGAGCCACCGTGGATTGGCGGGACATCCCTCGCCAGGGCATCGATGGGCTGGATCCGGCCGATCTGGTTTACGCTCGCCAGCTCGGGTACCGAATCAAACTACTGGCGACGGCTCGCTTGGTCGATGGCGAACTGGAATTGTCGGTCGCTCCGACCTTGGTCGCCATCGGCACCCCGATGGCCGAAGTCCGCGACGCCTTCAATGCCATTCGTGTGGTGGGTGATGCGGTTGGACCCGTCTTCTATCATGGTCTGGGGGCAGGGCAGATGCCGACGGCGTCCGCTGTCGTTGCGGATGTCATCGACACCGCGGTGGGACGCACTCCGATCACGTTTGAAACACTGGAGTACTTTTCGTCCGAGCGTCCCCCACGCACGGTTCAGCGAGACGTCGATCGGCTGCGAGGCCGGTACTACTTGCGATTGCGAGTGGCCAACGACCCAGGAACTCTGGCCGCGATCGCCGGTGTGCTCTCGAGCCACTCGATTTCCATCGCATCGGTCATCCAGCACGAACCCAAAACAAAAGACGAAGCCAACGCGTCAGAGAACACGGTGCCGTTGGTGATCATGACTCACGAAGCCAGCGAAGGCGCTGCTTCACGAGCGACCACCGACATCGAGGCCTTGCCCGCGATCAGCGGCAGCGTCGTCCGAATGCCCGTCCGAGCCTGA
- a CDS encoding class I adenylate-forming enzyme family protein — protein MSTAEIPHLLSALLQQAKQHPDEVALLDSRTGDAACTWGELARMVSATANTLQTQFPWTAAPKRLTYRCTNHLSEVVLSLACIAAGVTEIPIDAFLPKPQQETLIQRSKALHWDHDRRGHHEHHHALTRSTSLREAISNLEASAREVDLHSPSVVLWTSGTTAQPRGVMLSQHNLTTNAKAKLLAVPQRTSDLRLSLLSIAHAYARTSDMGTWLLSGCRWSLGRGRSTLHSLPETLSPTLINAVPVLIHDMLNRIESGQSNLQSLRLLGCGGVAMSSEQFERCLRNNIGVIQGYGCTETSPVICSASPDNARPNRVGPLVAGWEAKVEHGRLFVRGPGVMLGYLDDEAATQQKISPDGWLDTGDLVEIHDDQLQILGRADDVIVLDNGFKVFPATIERQLLQLEGIEQAVLLHHQGQLWLLLSHDQPQTTADAPTGRDPVESRLAESLPPGTSVKRLKLSEPLSIETGELTAKGTPRRHIIHQRRLSTNDSFDGGNQAGS, from the coding sequence ATGTCGACCGCTGAGATCCCGCACTTGTTGTCCGCGTTGTTGCAGCAAGCGAAGCAGCACCCCGACGAAGTCGCTTTGCTTGATTCCCGGACAGGCGATGCGGCTTGCACCTGGGGTGAACTGGCCCGCATGGTCAGCGCGACCGCGAACACACTGCAGACGCAGTTCCCATGGACCGCCGCTCCCAAACGCTTGACCTATCGTTGCACCAATCATCTCAGCGAAGTGGTGTTGTCTTTGGCCTGCATCGCTGCCGGCGTCACCGAGATCCCCATCGATGCGTTCCTGCCGAAACCTCAACAGGAAACCCTGATCCAACGCTCGAAAGCCTTGCACTGGGACCACGACCGTCGCGGGCATCATGAGCATCATCACGCACTCACTCGCTCAACCAGCCTCAGGGAGGCGATCTCGAACCTCGAAGCATCCGCCCGCGAAGTCGACCTTCACTCACCGTCGGTGGTTCTGTGGACGAGCGGCACCACAGCGCAGCCCCGAGGCGTGATGCTGTCCCAGCACAATCTCACGACCAACGCCAAAGCGAAACTGTTGGCGGTCCCTCAAAGGACGTCCGATCTACGGCTGTCGTTGCTGTCCATTGCTCATGCCTACGCGCGAACCAGCGACATGGGTACGTGGTTGCTATCCGGGTGCCGATGGAGTCTCGGCCGCGGTCGATCCACGTTGCATTCGCTCCCCGAGACACTCTCGCCGACGTTGATCAACGCCGTGCCGGTGTTGATCCATGACATGTTGAACCGAATCGAATCAGGCCAATCCAACCTGCAATCGCTGCGTCTGCTCGGCTGCGGCGGCGTCGCGATGTCCTCCGAGCAATTTGAGCGATGCCTGCGAAACAACATCGGTGTGATCCAAGGATACGGCTGCACCGAAACGTCACCGGTGATCTGCAGTGCGTCCCCTGACAACGCACGGCCCAATCGAGTCGGCCCCTTGGTCGCGGGCTGGGAAGCCAAGGTGGAACATGGACGTCTCTTCGTTCGAGGCCCCGGTGTGATGCTCGGCTACCTCGACGATGAAGCCGCGACGCAGCAGAAAATTTCGCCGGATGGTTGGCTCGATACCGGCGACTTGGTTGAGATCCACGACGACCAATTGCAAATCCTCGGTCGAGCCGACGATGTGATCGTGCTCGACAACGGCTTCAAAGTCTTCCCCGCCACCATCGAACGGCAACTGCTGCAGTTAGAGGGAATCGAACAGGCCGTCCTGCTGCATCACCAAGGGCAGCTTTGGCTGCTGCTCTCACACGACCAGCCCCAAACAACCGCCGACGCTCCAACCGGCCGTGATCCAGTCGAGTCACGCTTGGCAGAAAGCCTTCCGCCGGGAACAAGCGTGAAGCGACTCAAGTTGTCCGAACCATTGTCTATCGAAACCGGCGAACTCACCGCCAAAGGCACCCCACGCCGCCACATCATTCATCAGCGACGACTTTCCACCAACGACTCGTTCGACGGCGGCAATCAGGCGGGATCGTAA
- a CDS encoding DUF4332 domain-containing protein, with the protein MNDRGQMLCQILRAAHCRSTHHHFALDATELVQTDSGKRLVSQLRRHHARYFSGAKDPDVRFRDFQNHVVHVDDGYWGGAPRVAHQWYDRLQRYLHQSRFDDAAHAAGVLSHYVTDPIQPLHTAQTPMEKVLHRPIEWCITQNYADLFALWQQDPTRIVFQLSDQPGWLGEAILQSARLAHSHYQTLLDNFDLAASESDSKRGLNEVSRRIVSQLIGLSVTGLARIIERAAFDAEQRSGRPIPTAGLTLPTVLSTIRVPDRLWLRRITHQTERAKVQMLIDEFRRTGDVEQHLPSEVRVLQRVRVIYHREKEYRQAKAKLAAARESLLAAEETERQSESTEANLLPFVSSEANVRLQVTDPLVDAPSIGKKTAARFAGIGIHTVGDFLKADEAMMTRRLDTRWITAATLHAWRCQTMLMCQLPSMLAREVQLLVGAGYLTTDALAKTDATTLHAAVEAYAATYSGRRYLRGAESPTIDRLEVMIGDAAHAMIKLKRDNAMHRDESGITDSGNADQQTDPATNQAKQSPQRRAA; encoded by the coding sequence ATGAACGACCGAGGCCAAATGCTTTGCCAGATTTTGCGTGCTGCCCACTGTCGCAGCACCCATCATCACTTCGCCCTGGACGCGACCGAATTGGTTCAAACTGATTCGGGCAAGCGTTTGGTTTCCCAATTGCGACGGCATCACGCCCGCTATTTCAGCGGTGCCAAGGATCCCGACGTGCGTTTTCGTGATTTCCAAAATCACGTGGTTCACGTCGATGACGGCTACTGGGGCGGCGCACCTCGCGTCGCTCACCAGTGGTACGACCGACTGCAGCGGTACCTGCACCAGTCACGTTTCGACGACGCCGCCCATGCCGCTGGTGTCCTCAGCCATTACGTGACCGATCCGATCCAACCGCTGCACACAGCACAGACACCGATGGAAAAGGTCCTGCACCGTCCGATCGAATGGTGCATCACTCAAAATTACGCGGATCTGTTTGCTCTGTGGCAACAGGATCCGACGCGCATCGTCTTTCAATTGTCCGACCAACCTGGCTGGCTCGGCGAAGCGATCTTGCAATCCGCTCGCTTGGCCCACAGTCACTACCAAACGCTGCTGGACAACTTTGATTTAGCAGCCTCGGAATCCGATTCCAAACGCGGTCTGAATGAAGTTTCCCGCCGCATCGTTTCCCAGTTGATCGGCCTGTCCGTGACGGGCTTGGCGAGAATCATCGAACGAGCCGCCTTCGATGCCGAACAACGCAGCGGTCGTCCCATCCCCACCGCGGGGCTGACCCTGCCCACGGTGCTGTCGACCATCCGGGTTCCCGATCGATTGTGGCTAAGACGGATCACGCACCAAACCGAGCGTGCCAAAGTCCAAATGCTGATCGATGAATTTCGACGCACCGGCGACGTGGAACAACATCTGCCCAGCGAAGTCCGTGTCCTGCAACGGGTGCGAGTGATTTACCATCGCGAAAAAGAGTACCGCCAAGCGAAGGCCAAACTGGCCGCCGCCCGCGAATCCTTGTTGGCCGCTGAAGAAACCGAGCGTCAATCTGAATCCACCGAAGCGAACCTGCTGCCGTTTGTCAGCAGCGAAGCCAACGTCCGTTTGCAGGTGACTGACCCGTTGGTCGATGCACCCTCGATCGGCAAAAAGACCGCCGCTCGGTTTGCCGGCATCGGCATTCACACCGTGGGCGACTTCTTGAAAGCCGACGAGGCAATGATGACGCGCCGATTGGACACGCGTTGGATCACGGCGGCCACCCTGCATGCCTGGCGTTGCCAGACGATGCTGATGTGCCAATTGCCATCCATGTTGGCTCGTGAAGTCCAACTGCTCGTGGGCGCCGGCTACCTGACCACCGATGCACTCGCGAAAACCGATGCCACGACGTTGCATGCTGCGGTGGAAGCCTACGCGGCGACCTATTCTGGTCGACGGTACCTTCGTGGTGCCGAGTCTCCCACGATCGATCGACTGGAAGTCATGATCGGCGACGCCGCCCACGCGATGATCAAACTCAAACGCGACAACGCGATGCACCGCGACGAATCGGGCATCACCGATTCTGGGAATGCGGATCAGCAAACCGATCCCGCGACCAATCAGGCGAAGCAGTCACCCCAGCGACGCGCCGCCTGA
- a CDS encoding PQQ-binding-like beta-propeller repeat protein has translation MMNGSRSGLVLLACTLIPAMNSMQTATAEDAWTGWLGPQRNGWVADFSPPESWPEELSPAWKIEVGEGYGTPLVSGDRVYQHARQGDLEVLACFDLSSGDEIWKRSWPVPFEIGGGGERHGAGPKANPVMADGRLFTASINGVVTAWDAESGDQLWQRDERKRFSINHPKWGASCSPVVDGNRLLIHLGNDEIGALYAFDVASGETIWSQGDKPISYSSPVVVELHGVRQVIDWNRDDVAGVDVETGKWLWSYALKHVDPDQNSPTPVQHRDTIIIGAENRGIRSLRPTKTGDGWKVEEAWVLEDLAMNMSTAVMNDGRLFGLSHYDSGRLFCINADDGSVLWQGRPRLGDHATFLAIPSHIITLTDSGELRVIDAAAEEYQAKATYTVSDSPTWAAPVLGANYLLIKDREHLLRWNW, from the coding sequence ATGATGAACGGTTCCCGATCCGGCTTGGTGCTGCTGGCTTGCACGCTGATTCCCGCGATGAACTCAATGCAAACGGCGACTGCGGAGGACGCGTGGACCGGTTGGCTGGGGCCGCAGCGGAACGGCTGGGTGGCCGATTTTTCGCCCCCCGAGTCGTGGCCCGAGGAACTGTCTCCGGCATGGAAGATCGAAGTCGGCGAAGGTTACGGGACGCCCTTGGTCAGCGGCGACCGAGTCTACCAGCACGCTCGTCAGGGCGATCTGGAAGTGCTCGCGTGCTTCGACCTCTCGTCGGGGGACGAGATTTGGAAGCGGTCTTGGCCGGTGCCCTTTGAAATCGGTGGTGGCGGTGAGCGGCACGGGGCAGGGCCCAAAGCCAATCCGGTGATGGCGGACGGACGCCTCTTCACGGCCAGCATCAACGGCGTCGTGACGGCCTGGGATGCAGAATCGGGCGATCAACTCTGGCAACGTGACGAGCGAAAGCGATTTTCGATCAATCATCCAAAGTGGGGTGCCAGTTGCTCACCCGTCGTGGATGGGAATCGTCTGCTGATCCATTTGGGGAATGACGAAATCGGTGCCCTGTACGCCTTCGATGTTGCCTCGGGCGAAACGATTTGGTCGCAGGGCGACAAGCCGATCTCGTACTCTTCACCCGTGGTGGTGGAGTTGCACGGGGTTCGCCAAGTCATCGATTGGAATCGTGACGACGTTGCCGGTGTCGATGTCGAGACCGGAAAATGGCTGTGGTCGTATGCATTGAAGCACGTCGACCCGGACCAGAATTCGCCGACGCCGGTCCAGCACCGCGACACGATCATCATCGGTGCCGAGAACCGTGGAATCCGTTCCTTGCGTCCAACGAAGACAGGCGACGGCTGGAAGGTGGAGGAGGCCTGGGTGCTGGAAGACTTGGCAATGAACATGTCGACCGCGGTGATGAATGACGGTCGTCTGTTCGGTTTGTCTCACTACGACAGTGGGCGATTGTTCTGCATCAACGCCGACGATGGAAGCGTCCTTTGGCAAGGCCGTCCCCGCTTGGGCGACCATGCCACGTTCTTGGCGATTCCCAGCCACATCATCACGCTGACGGACAGCGGCGAACTGCGTGTCATCGACGCGGCCGCCGAAGAATACCAAGCCAAAGCGACTTACACGGTGTCGGATTCACCGACCTGGGCGGCTCCCGTGTTGGGGGCGAATTATTTGTTGATCAAAGATCGCGAGCACCTCCTTCGTTGGAACTGGTGA
- a CDS encoding TolC family protein translates to MDRQTSLSSRKQTRRRRLASWLGVAVAASTLTSGCHWAQKIPDGPHDTKTSYHDHSAMRIEYPEVAQCATPVVSAAVSAAQPNTLEDPANLPSVELTLEQAVQQALRSSPVLRTIGGAVVSAPQSATTVFTPGLAHADPLGGVEAALANFDAQYSQSLFWNKLDQPQNIATGGLGAAFTPTTFQATQATFANELSKRTATGAQFALRSNIGYDRNNRPFRQFQSDFIGYLEAEYRQPLMRGAGTTYNRIAGAAGANGVVGQYNGVLIARVNEDVALADFEAAVIQLVSDVEQAYWDLTTSYRLLEATAKGRESALQTFQYQQVRLEVGTGRRDEEAQARSQYYQFEAQVKSALAGETGLYAREQALRYLIGLPATDGALLRPTTDPLNAKVVFDWQSALGQALDRRVEVRRQKYTVKRREMELLASRLNRRPQMDFVGQYRWRGLGDNLIGPGDQGLNDNLVDSITGGNYQEWTAGIEFLAPIGLRAASSAVAHAKLNLQRERAILAETELRISHDLSGAARSIDLTFELVETNYNRYLADLRQVEVLRRRYRDGTDNINFLLQAQRQVVTSESEFYQSISDYNLAIRDFHKEKGSLLAYNQVNLTEGAWCPGAERDAYELGRFLEPRRHPEKVSAPRPLTSGQFDPTAVQSTMGAASYEAVQSAPATSEIAQPVPMAQDGMIEVEVTPSN, encoded by the coding sequence ATGGATCGGCAAACGTCTCTCTCTTCGCGCAAGCAAACCCGTCGTCGTCGCTTGGCCTCTTGGCTGGGCGTCGCGGTGGCGGCATCCACGCTGACCAGCGGATGTCATTGGGCGCAGAAAATCCCGGACGGTCCGCACGACACCAAAACGTCGTACCACGACCATTCGGCGATGCGAATCGAGTATCCCGAGGTTGCCCAATGTGCAACGCCGGTTGTGTCGGCGGCGGTCTCCGCGGCTCAGCCCAACACGCTGGAAGACCCGGCCAATTTGCCCAGCGTGGAACTGACGCTCGAACAAGCGGTCCAGCAGGCGTTGCGATCCAGCCCCGTGCTGCGAACGATCGGTGGGGCGGTGGTGAGTGCTCCCCAATCCGCGACGACGGTCTTCACCCCAGGTCTGGCTCACGCGGATCCGCTGGGCGGTGTCGAAGCGGCACTGGCCAACTTTGACGCTCAGTACAGCCAATCGTTGTTCTGGAACAAACTCGATCAACCTCAGAACATCGCAACCGGTGGGCTTGGTGCGGCGTTCACACCGACCACATTCCAAGCCACCCAAGCGACGTTCGCCAATGAACTGTCCAAACGCACCGCCACCGGTGCCCAGTTCGCTTTGCGAAGCAACATTGGCTACGACCGAAACAACCGACCGTTTCGTCAGTTCCAAAGTGACTTCATCGGCTACCTCGAAGCCGAGTACCGTCAGCCTTTGATGCGTGGTGCCGGAACGACTTACAACCGGATCGCTGGAGCGGCTGGGGCCAACGGAGTGGTCGGCCAGTACAACGGTGTGCTGATCGCTCGGGTCAACGAAGACGTTGCCTTGGCTGATTTTGAAGCCGCGGTGATTCAGTTGGTTTCCGATGTCGAGCAAGCCTACTGGGACCTGACGACTTCGTACCGATTGTTGGAAGCGACCGCGAAGGGCCGAGAATCGGCGTTGCAAACTTTCCAGTACCAACAGGTGCGATTGGAAGTCGGCACGGGCCGGCGTGACGAGGAAGCTCAAGCTCGTTCGCAGTACTACCAATTCGAAGCTCAAGTCAAATCGGCTTTGGCGGGTGAGACCGGTTTGTACGCTCGCGAACAAGCGTTGCGTTACCTGATTGGTTTGCCGGCGACCGACGGTGCCTTGTTGCGTCCGACCACCGATCCACTCAACGCGAAAGTCGTGTTTGATTGGCAAAGTGCGTTGGGGCAAGCTCTGGATCGCCGCGTCGAAGTCCGTCGCCAAAAGTACACGGTCAAACGTCGCGAGATGGAACTGCTGGCGTCGCGTTTGAATCGTCGTCCGCAAATGGACTTCGTCGGCCAATACCGCTGGCGAGGTTTGGGGGACAACTTGATCGGACCTGGTGATCAAGGCCTCAACGACAACTTGGTCGATTCGATCACGGGCGGGAACTACCAAGAGTGGACCGCCGGCATCGAGTTTCTGGCTCCGATTGGATTGCGTGCCGCGAGTTCTGCGGTCGCGCACGCCAAGCTGAACCTTCAACGGGAACGTGCCATTCTGGCCGAAACCGAACTGCGGATCAGCCACGATTTGTCCGGTGCGGCTCGTTCGATTGACCTGACGTTTGAATTGGTGGAAACCAATTACAACCGCTACCTGGCGGATTTGCGTCAGGTGGAAGTGCTGCGTCGCCGTTATCGCGACGGGACCGACAACATCAACTTCCTGTTGCAAGCCCAACGGCAAGTGGTCACCAGCGAATCGGAGTTCTATCAATCGATCAGCGATTACAACTTGGCGATTCGGGATTTCCACAAAGAGAAGGGATCGTTGTTGGCTTACAACCAGGTCAACTTGACCGAGGGAGCTTGGTGCCCAGGTGCCGAACGCGATGCGTATGAGTTGGGCCGATTCCTCGAACCACGCCGTCATCCCGAGAAGGTCTCTGCACCACGTCCATTGACGTCGGGGCAGTTTGATCCAACGGCGGTTCAATCGACGATGGGAGCGGCGTCCTACGAAGCCGTGCAGTCAGCACCCGCAACGTCGGAAATCGCTCAGCCGGTGCCGATGGCACAAGACGGCATGATCGAAGTCGAGGTCACGCCCAGCAATTGA
- the tatC gene encoding twin-arginine translocase subunit TatC yields the protein MEALSRPKDDLFDNSTMTFGEHLEELRGSLVKAIIWLLIGLAVGLMFANRVVRFIQEPLKQAIIEYNADRDLKEMGLPDRKEDPQVSRFYEFLTSNSLVADVVYTLPSGSIPVPTEVASAEPKKATGTAVESESGEETSSDAETGVEDPASLAIPARITTAELMKSMGTIPNPDELVPMIQLRRSERGLSSLKIEEPFMIWVKAGLIVGAVLASPMIFYHLWSFVAAGLHNHERRYVYVYLPFSVVLFVSGVVLAFGLVLHYVLTFLLQFNGSMDVAVEPRLTYYVNFVLMLPLGFGVAFQLPLVMLFLQRIDLVQTEDYISSWRVAVLVIFVISMIVTPADVTSMIALAVPLLFLYFLGIVMCAYMPRGRGLGSEAYDPA from the coding sequence GTGGAAGCACTGTCGCGACCCAAAGACGATTTGTTCGACAATTCGACGATGACGTTCGGGGAGCATCTCGAAGAGCTCCGCGGCTCTCTGGTCAAAGCAATCATTTGGTTGCTGATCGGATTGGCTGTTGGTTTGATGTTTGCCAACCGAGTGGTGCGTTTTATTCAGGAACCGCTTAAACAAGCGATCATCGAGTACAACGCCGATCGCGACTTGAAGGAAATGGGACTGCCGGACCGCAAGGAAGATCCGCAAGTCAGTCGCTTCTACGAATTTCTGACGTCCAATTCGCTGGTCGCCGACGTGGTGTACACGCTGCCATCGGGCAGCATTCCAGTGCCGACGGAAGTCGCATCGGCGGAACCGAAGAAGGCCACTGGCACGGCCGTCGAATCGGAATCGGGCGAGGAAACCAGTTCCGATGCCGAAACCGGGGTGGAAGACCCTGCATCGCTGGCCATTCCGGCGAGAATCACGACGGCGGAATTGATGAAATCGATGGGGACCATCCCCAACCCGGATGAATTGGTGCCCATGATCCAGCTGCGTCGCAGCGAACGCGGCTTGAGTTCGCTGAAGATCGAAGAGCCCTTCATGATTTGGGTGAAAGCCGGCTTGATCGTCGGTGCGGTGCTCGCTTCACCGATGATCTTCTATCACCTGTGGTCGTTTGTTGCCGCTGGTTTGCACAACCACGAGCGTCGCTACGTGTATGTGTACCTGCCGTTCAGTGTCGTGCTGTTTGTCTCGGGCGTCGTGCTCGCGTTTGGTTTGGTGCTGCACTACGTGTTAACGTTCTTGTTGCAATTCAACGGTTCGATGGATGTCGCCGTGGAACCTCGGCTGACGTACTACGTCAACTTTGTGTTGATGTTGCCGCTGGGTTTCGGCGTCGCGTTCCAACTGCCATTGGTGATGTTGTTCCTGCAACGCATCGATTTGGTCCAAACGGAGGACTACATCAGCAGTTGGCGAGTCGCGGTGCTGGTGATCTTTGTGATCTCGATGATTGTCACACCGGCTGACGTGACCAGCATGATCGCGCTCGCGGTGCCGCTGTTGTTCCTGTACTTCCTCGGGATCGTGATGTGCGCCTACATGCCGCGGGGCAGGGGACTGGGCAGCGAAGCTTACGATCCCGCCTGA